The following proteins are encoded in a genomic region of Verrucomicrobiia bacterium:
- a CDS encoding DUF3472 domain-containing protein, with amino-acid sequence MKKNPGHPRRVMPAALACLVLALCGAHAATLRIPAYTAYVEPDPDGLRISSRTGLISGWQNPELKVLWFGQFKTPGELQVHVALRLPEGRTSRLRLTLAGRSAEATVTGQGTNTLRADFGRFSIPTNGYYRFTLESGNAQGTAAGDIEALELDGPSVAGAHFNLKSRRNAASVHWFYTVPKEVQVEAFYCEMTGLEDPVTTYYMACGWHRGYFGMQVNSRNERRIIFSVWDSGNEAVDRAKVPEENRVQLVAKGQDVYAGDFGNEGTGGHSHLKYLWKTGEKQRFIVTAKPVAPQQTIFSGYYFHPEKKEWILISSWRAPKEGGYLRGLYSFSENFGGSTGHLVRKALYGNQWIRTPQGQWLELTQARFSHDSTGKADRLDRFGGIEQGQFFLCHGGFLPGFTAYGETFQRPTVGRPPTDLQLPPLPE; translated from the coding sequence ATGAAAAAAAATCCAGGCCACCCGCGGCGCGTCATGCCGGCCGCGCTGGCCTGCCTGGTTTTGGCGCTCTGCGGCGCTCACGCCGCCACCCTGCGCATCCCTGCCTATACCGCCTACGTGGAGCCTGACCCGGACGGCCTGCGCATCTCCTCCCGCACCGGTCTCATCAGTGGCTGGCAAAACCCGGAGCTGAAAGTCTTGTGGTTTGGGCAATTCAAAACCCCGGGAGAATTGCAGGTGCACGTCGCGCTGCGGTTGCCCGAGGGCCGCACCAGCCGGCTGCGCCTTACCCTGGCCGGCCGTAGTGCCGAAGCCACCGTCACCGGCCAGGGCACCAACACCCTCAGGGCGGATTTCGGGCGTTTCTCCATCCCCACCAACGGCTATTACCGTTTTACTTTGGAATCTGGGAATGCCCAAGGCACCGCGGCGGGGGATATTGAGGCCTTGGAGCTGGACGGTCCGTCGGTGGCGGGCGCTCATTTCAACCTGAAATCCCGCCGCAACGCCGCGTCCGTGCATTGGTTTTATACCGTGCCCAAGGAGGTCCAGGTGGAGGCTTTCTATTGCGAGATGACCGGTCTGGAAGACCCCGTCACCACCTACTACATGGCCTGCGGCTGGCATCGCGGCTACTTCGGCATGCAGGTCAACAGCCGCAATGAACGCCGCATTATTTTCAGTGTCTGGGACAGCGGCAACGAGGCCGTGGACCGCGCCAAGGTGCCCGAGGAAAACCGCGTCCAACTGGTGGCCAAAGGCCAGGACGTTTATGCAGGCGATTTTGGCAACGAAGGCACCGGCGGACACAGCCATCTCAAATACCTGTGGAAAACCGGCGAAAAACAGCGGTTCATCGTCACCGCCAAGCCCGTGGCGCCGCAGCAAACCATCTTTTCCGGCTATTATTTCCACCCGGAAAAAAAGGAATGGATCCTGATTTCAAGCTGGCGCGCCCCCAAAGAGGGCGGCTATCTGCGCGGGCTCTATAGTTTCAGTGAAAATTTTGGCGGCAGCACCGGCCACCTCGTGCGCAAAGCCCTCTACGGCAATCAATGGATTCGCACGCCGCAGGGGCAATGGCTCGAGCTGACGCAGGCCCGTTTCAGCCATGACTCCACCGGCAAGGCCGATCGCCTGGACCGTTTTGGCGGCATCGAGCAGGGGCAGTTCTTCCTTTGTCACGGCGGATTTCTCCCCGGCTTCACCGCTTATGGGGAGACCTTTCAGCGGCCGACCGTGGGGCGTCCGCCCACGGATCTCCAACTGCCTCCTCTGCCCGAGTAG
- a CDS encoding PQQ-binding-like beta-propeller repeat protein, translating to MQKLIFPWLGGFMGLVLTVQAAWPEFRGPTGDGHAPKTARPPATWSETANVRWKTAIHDKGWSSPVIWDNQIWLTTAAENGTRLYAVCVDAASGKILHDLLLFEVETPQYCHPFNSYASPTPAMEAGRVYVTFGAPGTAAVDTRTGKVLWTRRDFQCNHYRGAGSSPILYQNLLILHFDGSDHQYVVALHKDTGQTVWRVNRSIDFQDLGADGKPFMEGDLRKAFATPQVVTLQGRPLLISQGAKAQYAYDPLTGKEFWRFEERSCHSASGRPLYGNGLLYMTCGFSRGTLLALRPDPQDPTRPPAEAWKTNRSMPSKPSPLLVGDLIFVVDDGGLASCLDALTGQEIWRERIGGNYSASPLYVPATGLIYFFSEDGKTTVIKAGRQFEKVAENRLPAGFMASPAVVGNALILRTRTHLYRIEE from the coding sequence ATGCAAAAACTTATATTCCCCTGGCTGGGTGGCTTCATGGGGTTGGTCTTGACCGTCCAAGCTGCCTGGCCGGAATTCCGCGGCCCCACCGGCGACGGCCACGCTCCTAAAACCGCCCGCCCGCCCGCCACGTGGAGCGAAACCGCCAATGTCCGCTGGAAGACCGCCATTCACGACAAGGGCTGGTCCTCGCCGGTGATATGGGACAATCAAATCTGGCTCACGACCGCCGCGGAAAACGGCACCCGTCTTTACGCGGTTTGCGTGGATGCGGCCAGCGGCAAAATATTGCATGATCTGCTGCTTTTTGAAGTGGAGACCCCCCAATATTGCCACCCCTTCAATTCCTACGCTTCCCCCACGCCGGCCATGGAAGCCGGGCGGGTGTACGTCACCTTTGGGGCGCCCGGTACCGCCGCGGTGGACACCCGCACCGGCAAGGTGTTGTGGACCCGCCGCGACTTCCAATGCAACCATTACCGCGGCGCCGGCTCGTCGCCCATCCTGTACCAGAATCTCCTCATCCTCCACTTCGACGGCAGTGATCATCAGTACGTGGTCGCCCTCCACAAGGACACCGGCCAGACCGTCTGGCGCGTGAACCGGTCCATTGACTTTCAGGATTTAGGGGCCGACGGCAAGCCCTTCATGGAAGGCGACTTGCGCAAGGCCTTTGCCACGCCGCAAGTGGTGACGTTGCAGGGCCGGCCGCTGCTGATCAGCCAGGGGGCCAAGGCCCAGTACGCCTATGACCCGCTCACCGGCAAGGAATTCTGGCGTTTTGAGGAGCGCTCCTGTCATTCGGCCAGCGGCCGCCCGCTCTACGGCAACGGGCTCCTCTATATGACCTGTGGTTTCTCCCGCGGCACCCTGCTCGCCTTGCGCCCGGATCCCCAGGACCCCACCCGGCCGCCCGCTGAAGCTTGGAAAACCAATCGCAGCATGCCCAGCAAACCGTCCCCACTGCTGGTGGGCGATTTGATCTTTGTGGTGGATGACGGGGGCCTGGCCTCCTGCCTGGATGCCCTGACCGGCCAGGAAATCTGGCGCGAACGCATTGGCGGCAATTATTCGGCCTCCCCCCTCTACGTGCCCGCCACCGGCCTGATTTACTTCTTCAGCGAAGACGGCAAAACCACCGTGATTAAAGCCGGACGCCAGTTTGAAAAAGTGGCGGAAAACCGCCTGCCCGCGGGTTTCATGGCCTCGCCCGCCGTGGTGGGCAACGCCCTGATCCTGCGCACCCGCACCCATCTGTACCGCATCGAAGAATAG
- a CDS encoding Xaa-Pro peptidase family protein: MKSPNLVMYGASERNADMLYATGLLSPDPFVYLRLRGRCFLIVPDLEVARLRRLKGRCRILPLGAFPAAGHNGAHFGHYDFLARVIRALLREERIKKLVAPMDFPYGLARQLRRLKVKLKVADGPLFPERATKSSEEIKKISAALIMAEVGLAEGVQVLKNCKVGRERKLTYHNSPLTAEKLRAIMNTAIYQAGGVPGNTIVAGGAQSCDPHEPGHGVLRAGEPIVLDVFPRSQKTGYFGDITRTVVKGRASEALRRLHDAVCRGQQLAFAHLRHGRPAREVHAAVLNFFHQQGFPTRLQSRRKEGFFHGTGHGVGLELHEAPLVADQSPDTLLQGQVICIEPGLYYPELGGMRMEDMVVVGRRGIKNLTQFDRQLEV; this comes from the coding sequence ATGAAGTCTCCCAACCTGGTTATGTACGGCGCCAGCGAGCGTAATGCGGACATGCTTTACGCCACCGGTCTGTTGTCGCCCGATCCCTTTGTTTATCTGCGCTTGCGCGGGCGTTGTTTTCTGATCGTGCCCGATTTGGAGGTGGCCCGCCTGCGCCGCCTCAAGGGCCGTTGTCGGATTTTGCCGCTGGGCGCCTTCCCGGCAGCCGGACACAATGGCGCCCACTTTGGCCATTACGATTTCCTGGCCCGGGTCATTCGCGCCCTCCTGCGCGAAGAACGCATCAAAAAACTGGTGGCCCCCATGGACTTCCCCTATGGGCTGGCCAGGCAGTTGCGCCGGCTCAAAGTCAAATTAAAGGTGGCTGACGGGCCGCTGTTTCCCGAGCGCGCCACCAAGAGCAGCGAGGAAATCAAAAAAATCAGCGCCGCCCTCATCATGGCCGAGGTGGGGCTGGCCGAGGGCGTGCAGGTGCTGAAAAATTGCAAGGTGGGGCGCGAACGCAAATTGACCTACCACAACAGCCCGCTGACCGCGGAAAAATTGCGGGCCATCATGAACACCGCCATCTACCAGGCCGGCGGCGTGCCGGGCAACACCATCGTGGCCGGCGGGGCGCAGTCGTGTGACCCGCACGAGCCGGGCCATGGCGTCCTGCGGGCGGGCGAGCCTATTGTCCTGGACGTTTTTCCCCGCTCGCAGAAAACCGGGTACTTCGGCGACATCACCCGCACCGTGGTCAAGGGGCGCGCCTCGGAGGCCCTCCGGCGCCTGCACGACGCCGTCTGCCGCGGCCAGCAACTGGCCTTTGCCCATCTGCGCCATGGACGCCCCGCCCGGGAAGTGCATGCCGCCGTGCTCAACTTTTTTCACCAGCAGGGTTTCCCCACCCGCCTGCAGTCCCGCCGCAAAGAAGGCTTCTTCCACGGCACCGGCCACGGTGTGGGGCTGGAGCTGCATGAAGCCCCCCTCGTGGCGGATCAATCTCCGGACACCCTCCTGCAGGGGCAGGTGATTTGCATTGAACCAGGACTTTATTACCCCGAACTGGGCGGCATGCGCATGGAGGACATGGTGGTGGTGGGACGCCGCGGCATCAAAAACCTCACCCAATTTGACCGGCAACTGGAGGTGTAA
- a CDS encoding DUF2723 domain-containing protein: MSTEKPSQPTGSKSEGAAPAPSVAKTKLAKAPEPRGTPAPAAAPAAPVPPLFRPVDWTTLGLTFLVVFAGYLYTLAPDVTLEDSGELAVASYYAGVPHPPGYPVWTIYTWLFTELLPVSNIAYRVAVASAFAGALACGLIGLMVSRGSSMLLESIESLRNIERRWENYICLTTGFVAALVMGFNGFMWSQSVIVEVYSLSVLSLTAVLVFLLRWTYAPNQNRYLYLAFFMFGICFTNHQTLILAAMGIQVAIIFAKPKLGRDLMLGNVLLFVGGLILKARGCLSTFDSPPGQINMVYAIFLMVGLASLAAYLWLIFKTETYYFLRDGLFFALFVALALNYANGKESIAWQMNNRATMVLVKLMFFGALGALAFQAYLRREQFKEIWVVLLGGCLFFAGTSLYLFMPITSMTNPPLNWGYPRTEEGFWHAFTRGQYEKTNPTNIFTNPLRFIRQMWDYTGGMVNEFTFVYLVIGLVPLAFWKKMQKRERAWLLGLMAIYLCLAVLLMIMLNPGTDRQSRELNRVFFTSSHVVVSMFIGYGLAILAAMLLVDYARWRRPILLGVAAATGIALYVVLGTFGDTEKNVVDPESWFYDWIAIPNKSPLVRFTAVYSLVLASLGLLMLGVFRSRVCMPLVLGVFALMPIKSVLSHWEDNEQRGHLFGYWFGHDMFTPPFKNAKGEWSYDSKEREEMIRAGKLVYPEMARDAVLFGGTDPGRFNPTYMIFCESFIEPKYKPRDPVFDRRDVYLITQNALADGTYLNYIRAHYNRSAQNDPPFFQELLRSAAEVQQGRTNLLARMVRPVDAFFLGLGDRVEKRRRAGSSYFRPEHFTDLAGLAKKIQTGGAPAGVSKFLLAQLGAETQNLLGTPGPALAKALAADLNRVLEGPILYESNRFAGVTLKDTTRAFIAQNPQSHTRIRLNRLLLEEAYPAEIVKSPGGVYPDREIHTPSVEDSQRCFSEYLDDVQRRMQSGRIRPGEDVRIEGGRVQVSGQVAVMSINALLAKVIFDKNPTHEFYVEESFPLEWMYPYLEPYGIIMRINRTPMTDLTERQLALDHEFWTQYSERLIGNWITYDTPVSNICKFAEEVYLHRDYSKFTGDRKFIRDDNAQKAFSKLRSSIAGVYAWRLSNAAETPVEYRPKTPAQRQRLMKEAEFAFKQALAFCPYSPEAVFRYINLLLSNLYEDPARINDALLIAETCRKLDPGNAQVADLVNRLKDIRKANENLLRVSELEKNFLVQPTVSNAFALAQVYILSGHTNKAVNVLATSLKQPELGTNELTALANAFYQLNQAPPLEQTLLRLSKLATNSGEVFYDLAGVQALLGKNEEALAHLRMAFELNKKARAANPAVKNFRDEIMGDGRFHNLRTHPEFLKILTSP, translated from the coding sequence ATGAGCACAGAGAAACCAAGCCAACCCACGGGCAGCAAGAGCGAGGGCGCCGCCCCGGCGCCGTCGGTGGCCAAGACCAAACTGGCCAAAGCCCCCGAGCCGCGCGGCACGCCCGCGCCCGCTGCCGCGCCGGCGGCGCCGGTGCCGCCCTTGTTTCGGCCGGTGGACTGGACCACGCTGGGGTTGACCTTTTTGGTGGTGTTCGCGGGGTATTTGTACACCCTGGCCCCCGATGTGACGCTGGAGGATTCCGGGGAATTGGCGGTGGCCTCCTATTATGCGGGGGTGCCGCATCCGCCGGGCTATCCGGTGTGGACGATTTACACCTGGTTGTTCACCGAGCTGCTGCCGGTGTCCAATATTGCCTACCGGGTGGCGGTGGCAAGCGCCTTTGCCGGAGCGCTGGCCTGCGGCTTGATTGGGCTGATGGTTTCGCGCGGCAGCAGCATGCTTCTGGAGAGCATCGAGAGCCTGCGCAATATTGAGCGGCGATGGGAAAATTACATCTGCCTGACCACCGGCTTTGTGGCGGCGCTGGTCATGGGGTTCAACGGCTTCATGTGGAGCCAGTCGGTGATTGTGGAGGTGTATTCACTGAGCGTGCTCTCGCTGACGGCCGTGCTGGTGTTTCTGCTGCGCTGGACTTATGCGCCGAATCAAAACCGCTATCTCTATCTGGCGTTTTTCATGTTCGGCATCTGTTTTACCAACCATCAGACGCTGATTCTGGCGGCGATGGGCATTCAGGTGGCCATCATTTTTGCCAAGCCCAAGCTGGGGCGGGATTTGATGCTGGGCAACGTGCTGTTGTTTGTGGGCGGGTTGATCCTCAAGGCGCGGGGGTGTTTGTCCACCTTTGATTCGCCGCCGGGCCAGATCAACATGGTGTACGCCATCTTCCTGATGGTGGGGCTGGCTTCGCTGGCGGCCTACTTGTGGCTGATCTTCAAGACGGAGACCTACTACTTTTTGCGCGACGGTTTGTTTTTTGCCCTGTTTGTGGCGCTGGCCCTCAACTACGCCAACGGCAAGGAATCCATCGCCTGGCAGATGAACAACCGGGCGACGATGGTGCTGGTGAAACTGATGTTTTTCGGGGCCTTGGGGGCGCTGGCCTTTCAGGCTTATCTGCGACGGGAGCAGTTCAAGGAGATCTGGGTGGTGCTGCTGGGCGGCTGCCTGTTTTTTGCGGGGACGTCGCTCTACCTGTTCATGCCGATCACTTCGATGACCAATCCCCCGCTGAACTGGGGTTATCCGCGCACCGAGGAGGGTTTCTGGCATGCCTTCACGCGGGGCCAGTACGAGAAGACCAATCCCACCAACATTTTCACCAACCCGCTGCGGTTTATCCGCCAGATGTGGGATTACACCGGGGGCATGGTCAACGAGTTCACCTTTGTGTACCTGGTGATCGGGCTGGTGCCGCTGGCTTTCTGGAAAAAGATGCAAAAGCGCGAGCGGGCCTGGTTATTGGGGTTGATGGCCATTTATCTGTGCCTGGCGGTATTGCTCATGATCATGCTCAACCCGGGCACTGACCGCCAGAGCAGGGAGTTGAACCGGGTGTTCTTCACTTCCTCGCACGTGGTGGTTTCGATGTTCATCGGGTACGGGCTGGCGATACTGGCCGCGATGCTGCTGGTGGATTATGCGCGCTGGCGGCGGCCCATTCTTCTGGGGGTGGCGGCGGCCACCGGCATCGCGTTGTATGTGGTGCTGGGGACGTTTGGCGACACGGAGAAGAACGTGGTGGACCCGGAAAGCTGGTTTTATGACTGGATCGCCATCCCCAATAAAAGCCCGCTGGTGCGCTTTACCGCGGTGTACAGCCTGGTCCTGGCGAGTTTGGGGTTGCTGATGCTGGGGGTGTTTCGCTCCCGGGTGTGCATGCCGCTGGTGCTGGGGGTGTTTGCCCTGATGCCCATCAAGAGCGTGCTTTCCCACTGGGAGGACAATGAACAGCGGGGGCATCTGTTTGGCTACTGGTTTGGCCATGACATGTTCACGCCGCCCTTCAAGAATGCCAAAGGCGAATGGAGTTATGACAGCAAGGAGCGGGAGGAAATGATCCGGGCCGGCAAGCTGGTGTACCCCGAGATGGCGCGGGATGCGGTGTTGTTTGGCGGCACGGACCCGGGCCGTTTCAATCCCACCTACATGATCTTCTGCGAGAGTTTCATCGAGCCCAAGTACAAGCCGCGCGATCCGGTGTTTGACCGGCGGGACGTGTATCTGATCACGCAAAATGCGCTGGCCGACGGGACGTACCTGAACTACATCCGCGCGCATTACAACCGCAGCGCGCAGAACGATCCGCCGTTTTTCCAGGAGCTCCTGCGCAGCGCCGCCGAGGTGCAGCAGGGCCGGACCAATCTGCTGGCCCGGATGGTGCGGCCGGTGGATGCGTTTTTCCTGGGGCTGGGCGATCGGGTGGAAAAACGGCGCCGGGCGGGCAGCTCTTATTTTCGCCCGGAGCATTTCACGGACCTGGCGGGGCTGGCGAAAAAAATCCAGACCGGCGGCGCGCCGGCCGGCGTATCCAAATTCCTGCTCGCCCAACTGGGGGCGGAGACGCAGAACCTGCTGGGCACGCCCGGGCCGGCACTGGCGAAGGCCCTGGCAGCGGATTTGAACCGGGTCTTGGAGGGGCCGATCCTCTATGAGTCCAACCGGTTTGCCGGGGTCACCCTGAAGGACACCACCAGGGCATTCATCGCGCAGAATCCCCAAAGCCACACGCGGATCCGGCTCAACCGCCTGTTGCTGGAGGAGGCGTATCCCGCCGAAATCGTTAAAAGCCCGGGGGGTGTGTACCCGGACCGCGAGATCCACACGCCATCGGTGGAGGATTCGCAGCGCTGCTTTAGCGAGTATCTGGATGACGTGCAACGCCGCATGCAAAGCGGGAGAATCCGGCCCGGTGAAGATGTGCGGATTGAGGGCGGGCGCGTGCAGGTGTCGGGCCAGGTGGCGGTGATGTCCATCAACGCGCTGCTGGCCAAGGTGATTTTTGACAAGAATCCCACGCATGAGTTTTACGTGGAGGAAAGTTTCCCGCTGGAATGGATGTATCCGTATTTGGAGCCGTATGGCATCATCATGCGCATCAATCGCACGCCGATGACGGATCTGACCGAACGGCAACTGGCCTTGGATCACGAGTTCTGGACGCAATACTCGGAGCGTTTGATCGGCAACTGGATCACCTATGACACCCCGGTTTCCAACATCTGCAAGTTTGCGGAGGAGGTGTATCTGCACCGGGATTACAGCAAGTTCACCGGTGACCGCAAATTCATCCGCGACGACAATGCGCAAAAGGCGTTCAGCAAGCTGCGCAGCTCCATTGCCGGCGTGTATGCGTGGCGGCTGTCCAATGCCGCCGAGACCCCCGTCGAGTACCGGCCCAAGACCCCGGCCCAGCGGCAGCGGTTGATGAAAGAGGCGGAGTTTGCGTTCAAGCAGGCGCTGGCGTTCTGCCCGTACAGCCCCGAGGCCGTCTTCCGTTACATCAATTTGCTGCTCAGCAACCTTTACGAAGACCCGGCGCGCATCAATGATGCGCTGCTGATTGCCGAGACGTGCCGGAAGCTGGACCCCGGCAACGCGCAGGTGGCGGACTTGGTCAATCGGTTGAAGGACATCCGCAAGGCCAATGAAAACCTCCTGCGGGTGAGCGAGCTGGAGAAAAACTTTCTGGTGCAGCCCACGGTGAGCAATGCCTTTGCGCTGGCGCAGGTGTACATCCTCTCGGGCCACACCAACAAAGCCGTGAATGTGCTGGCCACCTCCCTGAAGCAGCCCGAGCTGGGCACCAACGAGCTGACGGCGCTGGCCAACGCCTTCTACCAGCTCAATCAGGCCCCCCCGCTGGAGCAGACGCTCCTGCGGCTGAGCAAACTGGCCACCAATTCCGGCGAGGTGTTTTATGATCTGGCGGGCGTGCAGGCGCTCCTGGGCAAAAATGAGGAGGCGCTCGCCCACTTGCGGATGGCCTTCGAGCTGAACAAAAAGGCGCGCGCCGCCAACCCGGCGGTCAAGAATTTCCGCGACGAAATCATGGGAGACGGGCGCTTCCACAATCTGCGCACGCATCCGGAGTTTTTGAAGATTCTCACCAGCCCTTAG
- a CDS encoding CHASE domain-containing protein — MQLSSRLPKKLSPFLTFGVAIVFLLVLDAALIQVLITRTEHFFRLNFQETAELMAQTLPLEEIRALEGRPEDVHKPVYERLKAQFKALQKSVPDCRFIYLLGRRADGRLFFFLDGEPPESPDYSPPGQVFSEAQPGFYQVFDRWMPLVTGPNTDRWGTWVTALVPLNAGRKDGVPVVLALDWDASDWKRRVFREAMLPVIVFTLAVLIFLGFCLGLFKHRMKLGLKAPAWMDYLESGIVVGCGFILTGLVAWLAHQAEGRNRQQVFQHWATIRMAALAKALDNVVNVELEGLGRFFEGSESVTWQEFQLFAGYLTRHGGVQAWGWMPAIPPARQFPFEQAMRAEGFTNFWIWQLDEAGQQVPATGRDIFYPVTFLAPWSGNQRAQGFDAGSHPVRRRAMEQAEHSGWATATDVVALIHDREHQQGMVIYRPVYAEKPSGTLSGFAFAALRLKDFLQQVVTDRLVPLEWYILGTPHGTGKTAISISPDAQQPCLVYSCSVLAAGRVHELRALGLETFEKLYPKRAGIMTMVAGVFLSGALGVLVGLVRRYEARLELEVAERTRELRESEETFRKLFEDSADPIMLLKQGRFVGCNKATLRLLQASDSSQLLGRTPQDISPSRQPDGRNSAAAALEYMQRAEAEGGCRFEWEVRRLDGQSLLVDVSLVPIVVKGEKHLYATWRDITERKKAELERERLQTQLIQAQKMELVGRLAGGVAHDFNNMLHVILNYTELTREDLPPHHPLQENLKEIKDAAQRSADLTRKLLGFARQQTISPRVLNLNESVQAMQKTLQRLMGEEVRLVCVPGPNLWPVKMDPLQLDQVLANLCVNARDAIAGVGTVTIETHNVTVDAAAAAQMEDCLPGDYVMLSVRDTGCGMTPEVKARIFEPFFTTKEVGKGTGLGLAMVYGVVQQNHGFIHVESQPGQGSCFRLYFPRHQGAAEVSSAPAGIKSRPEMGHETVLLVEDEAAVWRVVKTKLERLGYRVLVAGSPADALQLAEQARNGIDLLLTDVVMPGMNGRELYQTLLKHHPRLKCLYMSGYNANVIVERGVVEKGIHFLPKPFNLYTLSVKLREVLDGPPVDSSRPD, encoded by the coding sequence ATGCAGTTAAGTTCGCGGCTGCCAAAAAAACTCAGTCCCTTTTTGACTTTCGGGGTGGCCATCGTCTTCCTGCTCGTCCTGGATGCAGCACTCATCCAGGTGTTGATCACCCGCACGGAGCACTTCTTTCGCTTAAATTTTCAGGAAACCGCCGAACTGATGGCGCAAACCCTCCCTTTGGAGGAGATTCGGGCATTGGAAGGGCGGCCGGAGGATGTGCACAAACCCGTCTATGAACGGCTGAAAGCGCAATTTAAAGCCCTGCAGAAAAGTGTGCCGGACTGCCGCTTTATTTATTTGCTGGGGCGCCGGGCCGACGGGCGATTGTTTTTCTTCCTGGATGGCGAGCCGCCGGAATCACCGGATTATTCGCCGCCGGGGCAGGTGTTTTCCGAGGCTCAACCGGGCTTTTATCAGGTGTTTGATCGGTGGATGCCGTTGGTGACCGGGCCCAACACTGATCGCTGGGGTACTTGGGTGACCGCGCTGGTGCCGCTGAATGCGGGGCGCAAGGACGGCGTGCCGGTGGTGTTAGCCCTGGATTGGGATGCTTCGGACTGGAAGCGGCGGGTGTTTCGGGAGGCCATGCTGCCGGTAATCGTTTTTACATTGGCCGTACTGATCTTTTTGGGATTTTGCCTGGGATTGTTCAAACACCGGATGAAACTCGGTCTGAAGGCGCCAGCGTGGATGGATTATCTGGAAAGTGGCATTGTGGTGGGTTGTGGTTTCATTCTGACGGGGTTGGTGGCCTGGCTGGCGCACCAGGCCGAGGGCCGCAACCGCCAGCAGGTGTTTCAGCATTGGGCCACCATTCGCATGGCGGCGCTCGCCAAAGCCTTGGATAATGTGGTCAATGTCGAACTGGAAGGCTTGGGCCGCTTTTTCGAGGGCAGCGAGTCGGTGACCTGGCAGGAATTTCAACTTTTCGCGGGATATTTGACGCGCCATGGCGGCGTGCAGGCCTGGGGATGGATGCCGGCGATCCCGCCAGCACGCCAGTTTCCTTTTGAACAGGCCATGCGGGCGGAAGGTTTCACGAACTTCTGGATCTGGCAACTGGACGAGGCGGGGCAGCAAGTGCCGGCCACCGGCCGGGACATTTTTTATCCGGTGACATTCCTGGCGCCGTGGAGCGGCAACCAAAGAGCGCAGGGCTTTGATGCCGGCTCGCATCCCGTGCGCCGGCGCGCTATGGAGCAGGCCGAACACAGCGGCTGGGCCACGGCCACGGATGTCGTTGCGCTGATTCATGACCGGGAGCACCAACAGGGGATGGTGATTTACCGGCCGGTGTATGCAGAAAAGCCCTCCGGCACGTTGTCGGGCTTTGCTTTTGCAGCCTTGCGATTAAAGGATTTTCTGCAGCAGGTGGTGACGGATCGGCTGGTGCCTTTGGAATGGTATATCCTGGGGACACCTCATGGGACGGGAAAGACGGCAATCTCCATCAGTCCAGATGCTCAACAACCATGTTTGGTTTATTCCTGTTCTGTGCTGGCGGCGGGCCGGGTGCATGAATTGCGCGCCCTGGGCTTGGAAACCTTTGAAAAACTTTATCCCAAGCGGGCGGGGATCATGACGATGGTGGCGGGGGTCTTTCTAAGCGGCGCCCTTGGGGTATTGGTGGGGTTGGTGCGTCGTTATGAAGCGCGGCTGGAGCTGGAGGTGGCCGAGCGCACCCGCGAGCTGCGCGAGAGCGAGGAGACCTTCCGCAAGCTGTTTGAGGATTCGGCTGATCCCATCATGTTACTCAAGCAGGGCCGTTTTGTGGGGTGCAACAAGGCCACTTTGCGCCTGCTGCAGGCCAGTGACTCCAGCCAGTTGCTGGGTCGCACGCCGCAAGACATTTCTCCCTCCCGCCAGCCGGATGGGCGTAATTCGGCGGCGGCGGCGCTGGAGTACATGCAACGGGCGGAGGCGGAGGGGGGGTGTCGTTTTGAATGGGAAGTCCGGCGCCTGGATGGGCAATCCTTGCTGGTGGATGTCTCACTGGTGCCCATCGTGGTGAAGGGGGAGAAGCATCTCTATGCCACCTGGCGGGACATCACCGAACGCAAGAAAGCCGAGCTGGAGCGAGAGCGGCTGCAGACGCAGCTCATTCAGGCGCAGAAGATGGAATTGGTGGGCCGGCTGGCGGGCGGGGTGGCGCATGATTTCAACAACATGTTGCACGTCATCCTGAACTACACGGAGTTGACCCGCGAGGATTTACCGCCGCACCATCCCCTGCAGGAAAATTTGAAGGAAATCAAGGATGCCGCCCAGCGCTCTGCCGATCTGACCCGCAAGCTGCTGGGCTTTGCCCGGCAACAAACGATTTCCCCCCGGGTGCTCAATCTTAATGAATCGGTGCAGGCCATGCAAAAGACGTTGCAGCGGTTGATGGGCGAGGAGGTGCGCCTGGTGTGCGTTCCCGGCCCCAATTTGTGGCCGGTGAAAATGGATCCTTTGCAATTGGATCAAGTCCTGGCCAATCTTTGCGTAAATGCGCGGGATGCCATTGCCGGGGTGGGCACGGTGACGATCGAGACGCACAATGTGACCGTGGACGCGGCTGCGGCGGCCCAAATGGAGGACTGCCTGCCCGGGGATTATGTCATGCTGTCGGTGCGGGATACCGGCTGCGGTATGACGCCGGAGGTCAAGGCGCGCATCTTTGAACCGTTCTTTACCACCAAGGAGGTGGGTAAAGGCACGGGGCTGGGGTTGGCCATGGTGTACGGCGTGGTGCAGCAAAATCATGGCTTCATCCATGTGGAAAGCCAGCCGGGGCAGGGAAGTTGTTTCCGTTTGTATTTCCCGCGACATCAAGGAGCTGCCGAGGTCTCCTCCGCGCCCGCAGGCATCAAATCCAGGCCCGAAATGGGTCATGAAACGGTGCTGCTGGTGGAAGATGAAGCCGCCGTGTGGCGGGTGGTCAAGACCAAGCTGGAGCGTTTAGGGTACCGGGTGCTGGTGGCGGGGAGTCCGGCGGACGCTCTGCAACTGGCGGAGCAGGCGCGCAATGGCATAGATTTGCTGCTCACCGATGTGGTGATGCCCGGGATGAATGGGCGCGAGTTGTATCAAACGCTGCTAAAGCACCACCCCCGGCTGAAATGCCTGTACATGTCCGGTTATAACGCCAACGTCATCGTCGAGCGGGGGGTGGTGGAAAAGGGCATACACTTTCTGCCCAAGCCGTTCAATTTGTACACCCTCAGCGTCAAACTGCGCGAGGTGCTTGACGGGCCGCCGGTGGATTCCTCCCGCCCGGATTGA